CCTCGAGTGTCGCCAGCGGAGTACGCCGTCGTATATCGATGAGGCACAGAAAGCGTTGATTCGAGCGGTGGATGCGTATCGTGATCCAGAGGCGGTTTGTGAGGAGCTGCGGTCGTGGGTCGATCGACTCGAGCGTGGGGCGGTCGATCCGAGTGATTTGGTCATCACGAATCGGGTTTCGAAGGAGAAGGAGGACTACACCCAATCGACGCGGAGTGTGGCGGCGCTAGAGCGAGCGGCTGATCTGGGGTTGGCTCGCGCGCCTGGACAGAGTGTGTCGTACGTGGTGGTGGATGATGCGAAGGACTCGCGAGAGCGGGTGCTGTTGGCGGGTGAGGAGTTAGACGAGTATGATGTTGAGTTTTATCGGGAGTTGCTGGTTCGTGCAGCAGCGAGTGTGTTGTCACCGCTTGGATGGCGCGAATCGGATATTGAGGAGGAGCTAAGGCAGTATACCGAGTCAAGTTTGGTGTCATTCGGTTGAATATTTCTTCATTGGGTGATGGGATACCATTCGATTTCTAGAGGACGTCTTTGAGCGTAGAAATCGACCCCAATTGATGCGTTATACTTTACGAGAGTTGAACTTAGTCTGCTTGGAGGAAGACGACGTTTGCCCGTCCGACAGCATCGAAATCCCGAAGACGATACGTAAGTTCACGGATACGAGCCGCATCTCCCCGACAGAAAATACTCTCTAAACACCACTCCCCTTGATGAGTATGAGACATAGTGTCGATGATATCTTGGAATTCGTGTTGAATGCTGTGGAGGTCGCCGATGACAAGTGTGTGTTCGTAATCGAACGCAATCATCGCCACGACCTCTCCCTCAATATCCGCCAACGTCGTATGTCGTTCGACGTATTCTTGTATTGCTTCTCGAACGGCTCGCGAGCGCGATTCCATTCCTTGCTCTTCCCAGGTCTCGTCGAACTCGTCCAGCACCTCCTGTGGAATATTGATACTCGTTCGCATACACCCACTTGGTTCGGAGGACATTTATTCGAAGTTATTATGACTTTTCCAATTCGGTCGTACCAATCAACCGTTGAAACCCCTTTCATCGATCCGAATTTTGGGAGTTACTGGTTCGTCAGATGGATACAGGACAGTACTATCGCCGTATTACGGAACACCCGATTCGGTCATAACAACCCTCATGACCTGTCTCTCGTTACGTTTCGACAATGGCAATTCAAATCGGCGTGCTGCTCGCGGTGGCTGGCCTTGCTGTGTTCCATAGTCTCGAACCGGGACACGCCTGGCCGGTCGCTGGCATCTGGGCGTTGAATCAGGACAATCGCTGGCGAAGCAGTATCGGGAGCGGGCTAATGCTCTCGCTCGGCCATATTCTCGCTGCAAGCCTTTTTCTTGGCGCGTTCTCCCTCCTGACGACTATATTCCCCCTCCACCAGTACACTTCCTACATCCGGATTCTCGCCGGGCTCGCGCTCTTCTACCTCGCTTACCGTCTCTACACTCACTCGCACGATCATGACCACGAGCACGCCCATGGTGACGACCCCGACCACAGTCATGACCACTCACATGGGACAGACCATACTCACTCACACGAGGGCGACTACGATCGCGGATACAACCACGACCATAGTCACGGCGACGCGGGTCACAGTCACGGGATGTTCAGCGGTGCACTCTCGGAGTTTCAGATTGGGGACGGAACGGGTCTGGTAGGTGTTGCTGCGTTTGCGTTCTTGCTCGGACTTGTCCACGA
This Haladaptatus sp. R4 DNA region includes the following protein-coding sequences:
- a CDS encoding CopG family ribbon-helix-helix protein, whose amino-acid sequence is MRTSINIPQEVLDEFDETWEEQGMESRSRAVREAIQEYVERHTTLADIEGEVVAMIAFDYEHTLVIGDLHSIQHEFQDIIDTMSHTHQGEWCLESIFCRGDAARIRELTYRLRDFDAVGRANVVFLQAD